The Humulus lupulus chromosome 7, drHumLupu1.1, whole genome shotgun sequence region GCCAACATGGTCTGAGGAAGCAAAAAAAATAAGATCACTACGTCATATTGAATCTGTCAGGCTACATGAGCAGGACCACATCTCCTATGAGGTAAACTTCTATGTGCTTATTTTTACACAAAAGTCACAATAGGGAAAGTAACATATTGGTAATGCATTGAAGTACCATGTTAATTCTAATTAACTAATTTGTACATAATTGAATGGAAAATACAAAAGTGTGTACATTCTGACTGCTCACTTGACGCTTGTTCACTTCATTAGGATAAAATAATTCAGATAAAAGGAGTTGGAAACTCTATACTCCTACTAAACTGGTATATGGAACTAACAACTGCAGTCAGAGAACGGGTTCGAGTTACAGGACTGCAACCACTGGTAGATGGCCTCAATCGAGCCGATATGGACGTCCCATTAATGCAAGCTCTTGCTAAAAAGTGGTGGGATACCACCCATACATTCATATTCGAACAATTAGGAGAGATGACAATCACTCCTAAAGACTTTAGTGCCATTACTGGAATACCTGTGTATGGGAGACCAATAAAGATTATAGATAAGCACATTCACAGGAAGAAGGATACCATAAGAAGGTTATTGGGACGACCTTTAGCCTTTGTTAACCAAAGAAGAGTTGATATCAATTGGTTGTACCAATCATACAAGAATATGAGTACGACAACTGAGGAAGATATTGACATATTATCCAGGGTCTTCATTTTGGCTCTTTTAGGTGGTACCCTTTTCGCCCGTGCCAATGATATGGTTCACTTGTTCTATTTACCATCCTTAGACTGTATTGAAGATATAAATAATTTCAATTGGGGAGGGTCTGGCCTTGCATTCTGTTATCAACAAATGGACGACTTATGCAGACAAAACACAAGAAAGATTGGTGGCCTATGGAAAGCTTGGGAGGTAGACTCAACCAAATAACATGCTTAGTACACAATATATTTTATGATGTTATCAATAAACTTAATTTCTCATATGCCAAAGAAATTTACAGGTTTGGGGTAGAGAATACCTTCCATGTATGCGCTCACACCTCAATGCATCTCATCTAAAGTATTTCCTCGTAGTTTGTTATGGAGTAATTGCCTCCCACCAACCATGGAAGCTAAAGTGTTGTTGAAATACTATAGGATGAAACTGACCCAACTAACTTCTGAACAGGTACCAATCCAACTATATTCGCCAATAAATATTTACTACATTCTTGGAACATCCTCATTTACACTATTGTACATAATTAAGCAAAGCTTACAATATTGTTCTCCTCATTTTCATAAAGGTTGAGTGGTATCCATGGGGAGCAAATACATTTCATCCATACTATGTCGCACAAAGCGAAGAGCCAAATACACGGCGGATACTACTTTTTGGGCCAGACGGAGGTGAGTGGTATTTGGGCGAAAGAGTCACGATGCAGACTTCTGCCACGGTACCAACTCCAATCCCAAAACAACCTCCAAAGTCAATGCTAGTTAAAGAGAAACTAATAATCATTACGAAACCATGGTGCCTTACTGGGAGGCCAGCTTATCATTTCTAGGAAGAAACCACGACCATGGATTATAATGAATACAGATCTAAGGTTTTGTGTCGTAAGGCAAGGGAGAAGGTATGGTATTCCACTTTCTTAAAGGAACAACATGAAGATTATTCAATTCAAAATTACTTGATGATAAAGGAGAATGAAGAGGATGGGAGGAGAAAATGAAGGTTTTATACTCCACCAAAACAGATAAGCTATGCTAATGAAGTGATGTTTTCATTCCTATTTCAGGAAATTAACAAGAAATCGGATGACATTAATCACATGACATTACTTCAAAAAACCAATTCATCATCAAATTCATAGGTACATTGCAAATTTTCAGTCTCTTCATAATTACTCCTATATCCATTACACCTAAAAAATATATTCCACTCCCATCGTAGACAATACAAAGCAAGATCAACCAAGTTCTCACCGACGATGTTCAACACAATATAATAAACCAAATTACAACATTAAGGGAGACATTGCAGAGTTACACAAGTGTCTTACAGACCGAGCACCGACAAAAGGTAACATATCCATAAACCTAATAAGTGTTTAAAACTTCAAATGCAACATCATCCAAGAATGTTTCTTTTCTGGTTTACTAATGAAAAGTTCTGAAAATAATGgcagaaaaaattaaaaattgtcgGCTTAGGAGAGGAGATCCAGGCAACTAATTTTCGTTCTTCAAAATACCAAGATTGGGATCAATAATCAAAGTTCTTGGCTCGGGACATCGACCTTGCCCCACCAGAGCAATGTCTGCATCATTTTCAATGGCATACCATGATATTTTCTTATAAATCTTGAAGGATAACTTATCATTCATTAGTGGAATAaccaatttttaattttattagtgTTGAGCTTTATATCATAAATTTCAGTTACAATATATTCCATTTATTACACTACCACTTTCAGGATGGTTAATAATTTAAATTCCAAACTTAAATTATTTAACTGTTGTTGAAACATGTCGTCCCTTAAATTATTTCAAACATATTTTTAAAAGTCTTATATTTCAAGCTTTCTAAGATGGTCCTcatctttgtaaaaaaaaattctacacAACTCAATATTTCCATTCCATATGACCAAATCTGAATTTGGATCCTAATTACTTTGCACACAATTAATTCCCAAATTTATTTTCCATTACATTAGTATATGGTATGCTCggcatataaaaaattataattgaaCTAAACTTGATAAACATAGACGTTCTCCAAAACCATGATATCAAAATCTGCAACCCAAAAAATTAAACACAATTATATTGTAGACACCTTAATATGCCCAACTTCATCACATAGTTCAACTAATGTAAATTCATCACCTTATAACTTTTCATATCTACCACAAAATTGTCCAATAACTTATAACTTCACAATTGCTTTTtactaaagaaaataaaaaaccatCCCTCCACCCACATAGGTTCCATCTACTCAACCTTCCTTTCTATCCTGCATCTTAACAGCTTTCTGAAACATATTATCTCTTACTTTGTTCACCCCAGATGTGAGGATTCTTGCACCAATAAGTAGCCTATCAATTTCCCTAGGTACCTGCACAAGTTCCACGaataaaaatagaaatcaaaatATGATACACATGTAACAATCAAAAGCAATTATAACCATGTACTACAATATAACTAACATTGGTTGGTCCTGCCCAAGTACATCTCCAGTCCAAGTCTGCAACGACATCGTCTCCTCTTCCACCTAAAATTCCATCCACATACTATTGCAGCAGCATCTTCATTACGTACACACCGCAGTCATAATCTACGCACTTCTTATGATGGGACGAAGGTTCTGCTACATCAAAGTCGGCGAAAGCCCAATCACTTGTGTGTACACTCTTCACTGATTCACATAATGCATTATCCATTGACCGCAACTAATGACCCAAACAACCAACACATTACAAGACACATTTtgctaaaatatcatttatattataattaaatcatCAAACAAAAATTTCAACGAAACAAAATGATAGCACCAACCATTGTGTTAATTATACAGAACCCGAGGTGAAAAGAAGGAATTTCAAAATTGTCATAAACATCCACTTTCTTCAACGCCAAGTTAAATACTGCTAGGAACCAGTGTCTTTTTGCAAGGATTGGGGCATAAACCTATAACCATATAGCAAAAAAAATATGGACTTACATAATCTGAGAAATCATTTTCATTTAAAGGTCTCCAACATTACCTTCTCACAGTCAGCAAGTTCTCCACACCAAGCACACCATTTTCCACCATCAATAATACTAAAGCAGGATAAAGGATCGGGTCGCTGCTACCACGTTTAAAGTACAAATACATTATTAACACATTCATCCAAATAAATCTACACACATATTAACcacaaaaaatatacaaaaacaaaCCGATAAATATGTCGGTATCCAACAAAATCTAATCTTGTTCCCACGCTCACCTAACTCTGTTGAAGATAAATCTCAACTAAGCAATTCACAACCTTCAAACACTTTAAAGAGTTAGCATACCACAACCTTCTTCACATcatttaatataaaatacaatcagAAATCCAAAACAATATAAGGACATACTCTAGCGCTCACAAGTTGCTTTTTTGACAATGTTAGGAAATCTCTCCTCCTACCAACAACTTTCTCACCAAGGAAAACAATTTCACTGTAAATAGAAGTTTAGAAGATAAGCTTAAAACTCTACAAATTAATACTCCAActacaaaaattataaattaactgatatttatataATTACTCTGCCGGCTTTGTATGGTCCATCACATACTCCATCAAAACTTTCTCCTCATTATTGAGATCGTGCAAATTAGCCCAACTACTACGATTCAGAATAGAGGGTGGAAATACACTATCCTTAACACTTTCCTGCGTTATATTAGATACTAACTTCATCtccaatcaaaataaataaaaagttacaaataataaatttattaaaaatacatAATAAATGTGAAAATATAAACAACCTCACAAGATAGGTTCTGAAATTCTCTTTCTTCTACATCAAAAGTATTACAATCAAATCCAGTCCACCAAACTTAAAGACCAACTCCTTCTCCTCTTTAAAGTGCAACATTACTTGATATTCAGAATTGAAAAATTCACCTTTGTGACACTATTCACTGGCactaatcaatataattaaagtcACAAAATGTGAAGACAACCCATCTCCTTCTACAACACATTCCTCACCAGTCAGTTGACTAGATTCTCCACAAACTACCTCACCATTTTTAAAATAACAACTATTGTTACAAGTATTCTCCTCCAAATTAACTATATCAATTCCATCTCCTTCCCTACAGTTTCCATCACTTAACAAATTACATTGACTAATCAATGGGGGATCTTCCATCTTTTTATTCTATAACAGATCTTGCTCCAACTCTCCCTCTACATCTTTTAGCGTCAAATCAACCACGCCAATGTCTTCCAACTGCCCTTCAAATATGTCTCCATTTTCTCCTTTCAAATCAACCAAACCAACGACTTCCAACTGCTCTACCCCAACTTCTGCATTCAAAGGTGATTAGTGCTCAAACGATGTCATTTTATCAAGTTTAAgttcaaattaaattaagttttgaataatattttcttgaatttattatgatatattctttaaatggaaaatattagttttaatttaatttaaaaatattttatatgaattataatgcAATTGAacctaattaaaagaaaaaaaatatagaaaagaattaaacttgaaaaatgagtgctaaaaatgatattattgtagtaacttccttttctttgtttcatTTGAGGCCCAATGGAGGCCCAAGGTCCAGCAGCCCGCAGCCAAGCCCGCAGCCAAGCCTCAACCGAGCCGAGCCACGCCGCCACGCCACCGAGCCGAGCCGCCAGCCACCCTGCCGTCTGACGCCTGCAGCGCCTGCCACCTGACATCCGTCAGCCGCCTGCAGCAGCTATGGGTGCGCCTCGGGTCGCGTGCAGCAGCCCACTCCGGTCCATTTTTTCTTCCCAGCTGCAATGGTACTCCCAGCCCATCTTTCAAGCactttgggccttgcaaaataAACACTTTGAGCTTCAAGGCTTATactttttggtgtttttgaaaaagaacattttgaccatacaccaaaatagctaggttaatattaataataagatttgatttttcaaaatcatattttattattaatatttcagatttattttgtaaaccccaaattgtcatttaatttctttttagtccttctctccatctataaatagggacattTCCTTCACATTTGGAATGaaatttttagagtagagaaactatagcaaaatttccactcactttcttctcatattttcttcttagaattttgtgagaatcatgagcataatggcctaatcttcctaggaaggttagggatgattccatatgcaagtgatgttattttgctactttgatttactatgttcttaatgtaatatatttgagttatttatgttctttcatctctatctttattttgctatctttatttacttatgctaatagtatataggattagtcatgctcttccTATGTGCTtgtaattagtaaaagtaatattgatacatgattttatgtctaatcttctattacattattgccc contains the following coding sequences:
- the LOC133791379 gene encoding protein MAINTENANCE OF MERISTEMS-like, whose protein sequence is MELTTAVRERVRVTGLQPLVDGLNRADMDVPLMQALAKKWWDTTHTFIFEQLGEMTITPKDFSAITGIPVYGRPIKIIDKHIHRKKDTIRRLLGRPLAFVNQRRVDINWLYQSYKNMSTTTEEDIDILSRVFILALLGGTLFARANDMVHLFYLPSLDCIEDINNFNWGGSGLAFCYQQMDDLCRQNTRKIGGLWKAWEVDSTK